A stretch of the Nitratifractor salsuginis DSM 16511 genome encodes the following:
- a CDS encoding rhodanese-like domain-containing protein: MKRIYFILILMTFAAWAEFRTVDAETVIKMQKSGVPLIDIRTPAEWQERGIIPGAHLIMFFDAQGHPHIRQWMEKFSQLVPDKNRPFILYCAHANRSKALGKWLSEKLGYKKVYELKGGIEYGWRELGKPVIKPKNNRVTE; this comes from the coding sequence ATGAAAAGAATCTACTTCATTCTGATTTTAATGACCTTCGCGGCCTGGGCGGAGTTTCGAACCGTCGATGCGGAAACCGTGATCAAAATGCAAAAGAGCGGCGTTCCACTCATCGACATCCGCACTCCGGCCGAGTGGCAGGAGCGCGGGATCATCCCCGGGGCCCATCTGATCATGTTTTTCGACGCTCAAGGGCATCCCCATATCCGCCAATGGATGGAAAAGTTTTCACAACTGGTCCCGGACAAAAACCGTCCCTTTATCCTCTATTGTGCCCACGCCAACCGAAGCAAGGCGTTGGGAAAGTGGCTGAGCGAAAAACTGGGTTACAAAAAAGTCTATGAGCTCAAAGGGGGCATCGAATATGGATGGAGAGAATTGGGCAAGCCGGTCATCAAACCTAAAAATAATCGAGTAACCGAATAA
- a CDS encoding LysR family transcriptional regulator has translation MLKDFTKLETFLTVVRERSFSRASAKLGISQPAVTQQIKFIENYLDTKVIERKKNGIRLTNAGEELYKVAVQLEKCIHEADADILRIINKKVTFHLGASFTIGNYVIPGECLNTLSEMINNDVKLDVDVSKHIVKGVKDHKIDLGLIEAHITDDDLVIREWREDELVVFSNVPIPKVLRPEDLYEFKWVCREEGSQTRKVVQEVFEDLGVRCKDFNVLSDVSSSTAVLQTVKKSKKDAEHPTVSIISRYAIADEVQEGTLYEARLQGYTMLRKFYIIYHKDNKHNAYVNNTVDFILSGKC, from the coding sequence ATGCTGAAAGATTTTACAAAACTGGAAACGTTTTTGACGGTAGTGAGGGAGCGGAGTTTTTCCCGGGCGTCGGCGAAACTGGGAATTTCCCAGCCCGCGGTGACGCAGCAGATCAAATTCATCGAAAACTATCTCGACACCAAGGTGATCGAGCGGAAGAAAAACGGGATCCGCCTGACCAACGCGGGAGAAGAGCTCTATAAGGTCGCCGTGCAATTGGAAAAGTGCATCCACGAAGCCGATGCCGATATTCTGAGGATTATCAACAAGAAAGTCACCTTCCACCTGGGCGCCTCCTTCACCATCGGAAACTACGTCATCCCGGGCGAGTGTCTCAATACTCTGAGCGAAATGATCAACAACGATGTGAAACTGGATGTCGATGTAAGCAAACATATCGTCAAGGGGGTTAAGGACCACAAGATCGATTTGGGCCTCATCGAGGCGCACATCACCGACGACGACCTGGTGATCCGGGAGTGGCGGGAAGATGAATTGGTGGTCTTCAGCAATGTCCCCATCCCCAAGGTCCTGCGTCCCGAGGATCTCTACGAATTCAAATGGGTGTGCCGGGAAGAGGGGAGCCAGACCCGGAAGGTGGTGCAGGAGGTCTTCGAGGATCTGGGCGTGCGGTGCAAAGACTTCAACGTCCTTTCGGATGTTTCAAGCTCCACGGCGGTTTTGCAAACGGTCAAAAAGAGCAAAAAAGATGCTGAGCATCCCACCGTCTCCATTATTTCCCGTTACGCCATCGCCGATGAGGTGCAGGAGGGGACACTCTATGAGGCGCGGCTTCAGGGGTATACGATGCTCCGGAAATTCTACATCATTTACCACAAAGACAACAAGCACAACGCCTACGTCAACAATACGGTCGACTTCATCCTTTCGGGAAAATGCTGA